A genomic region of Pseudomonas sp. RSB 5.4 contains the following coding sequences:
- a CDS encoding RND family transporter: protein MTSLSNHHQDKATFLERLIFNNRPAVILICLVVSIFLFWQATLIRPSTSFEKMIPLKHPFIEKMMEHRNDLANLGNTVRISVEATDGDIFSKEYMETLRQINDEVFYISGVDRSGLKSLWSPSVRWTEVTEEGFAGGEVIPQSYDGSPESLDMLRNNVLKSGQVGRLVANDFKSSIVDIPLLESYPDPQDQGKLLALDYRQFSHELEDKIRNKFEAQNPNVKIHIVGFAKKVGDLIDGLVMVVMFFGIAFVITLILLLWFTNCLRSTVAVLSTTLVAVVWQLGLMHFFGFGLDPYSMLVPFLIFAIGISHGVQKINGIALQSSEADNALTAARRTFRQLFLPGMIAILADAVGFITLLIIDIGVIRELAIGASIGVAVIVFTNLILLPVAISYVGISKRAIAKSKKDANREHPFWRFLSNFASPKVAPISIALALIAFGGGLWYSQNLKIGDLDQGAPELRPDSRYNKDNNFIINNYSTSSDVLVVMVKTATEGCSRYEAMAPIDELMWKMQNTEGVQSAISLVTVSKQMIKGMNEGNLKWETLSRNPDVLNNSIARADGLYNNSCSLAPVLIFLNDHKAETLDRAVHAVQEFAKANNKDGLEFILAAGNAGIEAATNEVIKQAELTILILVYICVAVMCMITFRSWAATLCIVLPLVLTSVLGNALMAFMGIGVKVATLPVVALGVGIGVDYGIYIYSRLESFLRAGLPLQEAYYQTLKSTGKAVLFTGLCLAIGVCTWIFSAIKFQADMGLMLTFMLLWNMFGALWLLPALAKFLIKPEKLAGQKGNSLFAH, encoded by the coding sequence ATGACTTCCTTGAGCAATCATCATCAGGACAAGGCGACGTTCCTCGAACGTCTGATTTTCAACAACCGCCCGGCAGTGATCCTGATCTGCCTGGTGGTCAGCATCTTCCTGTTCTGGCAGGCCACGCTGATCCGGCCTTCCACCAGTTTCGAAAAAATGATTCCGCTCAAGCATCCGTTCATCGAGAAGATGATGGAGCACCGCAACGACCTGGCGAACCTGGGCAACACCGTGCGGATCTCGGTGGAAGCCACCGACGGCGACATCTTCTCCAAGGAGTACATGGAGACCCTGCGCCAGATCAACGACGAGGTGTTCTACATCTCCGGCGTCGACCGTTCCGGCCTCAAGTCGCTGTGGAGCCCGAGCGTACGCTGGACCGAAGTGACCGAAGAAGGCTTTGCCGGTGGTGAAGTGATCCCGCAGAGCTACGACGGCTCGCCGGAAAGCCTCGACATGTTGCGCAACAACGTCCTCAAGTCCGGGCAGGTCGGGCGTCTGGTGGCCAACGACTTCAAGTCGAGTATTGTCGACATCCCGCTGCTGGAGTCCTACCCGGATCCGCAGGATCAGGGCAAGCTGCTCGCGCTGGACTATCGCCAGTTCTCCCATGAACTGGAAGATAAGATCCGCAACAAGTTCGAAGCGCAGAACCCCAACGTCAAGATCCATATTGTCGGGTTCGCCAAGAAGGTCGGTGACCTGATCGACGGTCTGGTGATGGTGGTGATGTTCTTCGGCATCGCTTTCGTCATCACCCTGATCCTGCTGCTGTGGTTCACCAACTGCCTGCGCAGTACCGTGGCGGTGTTGAGCACCACACTGGTGGCGGTGGTCTGGCAGCTCGGGCTGATGCACTTCTTCGGTTTCGGACTCGATCCGTATTCGATGCTGGTGCCGTTCCTGATCTTCGCCATCGGCATTTCCCACGGTGTGCAGAAGATCAACGGGATCGCCCTGCAATCCAGCGAAGCCGATAACGCCTTGACGGCGGCGCGGCGCACTTTCCGGCAATTGTTCCTGCCGGGGATGATCGCGATTCTTGCCGACGCCGTGGGCTTCATCACGCTGCTGATCATCGACATCGGGGTGATCCGCGAACTGGCGATCGGCGCCTCCATCGGCGTGGCGGTGATCGTGTTCACCAACCTGATCCTGCTGCCGGTGGCGATTTCCTATGTCGGCATCAGCAAACGCGCGATTGCCAAGAGCAAGAAGGACGCGAATCGCGAACATCCGTTCTGGCGTTTCCTGTCGAACTTCGCCAGCCCGAAAGTCGCACCGATCTCCATCGCTCTGGCGCTGATCGCTTTCGGCGGCGGCCTCTGGTACAGCCAGAACCTGAAAATCGGCGACCTCGATCAAGGTGCGCCGGAGCTGCGCCCGGACTCGCGCTACAACAAGGACAACAACTTCATCATCAACAACTATTCCACCAGTTCCGATGTGCTGGTGGTGATGGTCAAGACCGCCACCGAAGGCTGCTCGCGCTACGAAGCCATGGCGCCGATCGATGAGCTGATGTGGAAGATGCAGAACACCGAGGGCGTGCAGTCGGCGATCTCGCTGGTAACCGTGTCCAAGCAGATGATCAAGGGCATGAACGAGGGCAACCTGAAATGGGAAACCCTGTCGCGCAACCCGGATGTGCTGAACAACTCGATCGCCCGCGCCGACGGCCTGTACAACAACAGCTGTTCGCTGGCGCCGGTATTGATCTTCCTCAACGACCACAAGGCCGAAACCCTCGACCGTGCGGTACACGCGGTGCAGGAATTCGCCAAGGCCAACAACAAGGACGGCCTGGAATTCATCCTCGCCGCCGGTAACGCCGGGATCGAGGCGGCCACCAACGAAGTGATCAAACAGGCCGAACTGACCATCCTGATCCTGGTGTACATCTGCGTCGCGGTGATGTGCATGATCACCTTCCGTTCATGGGCGGCGACCCTGTGCATCGTCCTGCCGCTGGTGCTGACCTCGGTGCTGGGCAACGCGCTGATGGCGTTCATGGGCATCGGCGTCAAGGTCGCGACCCTGCCGGTGGTGGCGCTGGGTGTGGGGATTGGCGTGGACTACGGGATCTACATCTACAGCCGTCTGGAGAGTTTCCTGCGCGCCGGGCTGCCGTTGCAGGAAGCCTATTACCAGACCCTGAAATCCACCGGTAAAGCGGTGCTGTTCACCGGTTTGTGCCTGGCCATCGGCGTGTGTACCTGGATCTTCTCGGCGATCAAGTTCCAGGCCGACATGGGCCTGATGCTGACCTTCATGTTGCTGTGGAACATGTTCGGTGCGCTGTGGCTGCTGCCGGCCCTGGCGAAGTTCTTGATCAAACCGGAAAAGCTGGCGGGGCAGAAGGGCAACTCGCTGTTTGCTCACTGA